AATCCGACCAGTGATATATGGATCTAAAAGCGAAAAACCAATATTTATGCCTGCCAGCAATAACGCTAAGGCCACAATCCACTTGTGGTGCTTCAGGTAGTTAAGTAATAATCCCATTAAGTTTTGTTGTTTATATTACAAACATAAAAAAAGGGAACGGATAAAAATCCATTCCCTTTTTTTATGACTTTAAGCTAAGAAAGTTAGCTAAACGTTATTAAAAACCGTAACGTAAACCGATTTGTATCTGCCAAGGGTTACCCGATGGAGTAACGATACCAGTATTGTTTACACGATAAGTATAAGCTTTGTTTGTAGCATCGAATGCGCTAACTGCATATAAAGCCTGGTTGCCCAAAGTTTCATTTACACCCCATTTTTTGTTAAGTAGGTTTGCAAAATTAAACACATCTCCAGAGAATTCAATACTATGCTTTTTATTTAATTGTAGTTGATAGCTTAACTTTAAATCAACAATACCAAAAAAATCATTCACGCCACCATTTCGCTCTGCTAGCTGACCAGAATATTTATTAATATAATCTTTTAAACTTTGGCTTGCATCTGGATTATCCAATAATGTCTGTAAGCCTGTACGGATATTTGCAGGAATATTTTGATTGTTTCTATCGAATACAAAAGCTAAATCATTTGTAGCCACAAAATCTCCATTAATATTGCCGCCAGCCAATAAGCTATAGCGTGTTCCACCAATACCAGAGTAACGAACACCTAATCTAAAGCCATAAAAACTTGGAGACGTTCCATAAATAACAACCTTATTACGGAATTGATTATCTGAATAAGACATTTTGCTCAAATCTCTTGGATCATCTTTAACAGGTAGAGATAAAGTAGCAGAGTTTGCCACGTTGCCATTATACGATGTATTATCTTTTGTATCGTTATAAGTATAACTCGCAGATATTTCTCCATCTTTAAAATAATTCCAGGTCGCATCTAAAACTATAGCGAATTGATTTACTTTACCTTTACTATTTAATTCTAACACACGGCCAAACTGATTCGTTAAACGACCGCCTTTCCAATCGGCAACACCATTACTTGCTGTAATACTTGACGTTGGTACAAATACGCCACGGTTACCTTCATTAGGTAAGGTAAAAAATGGATTTGCTGCCATATTTCTATCCACATACATATAGTTGTTACGGCCTAATGTTGCGTAACCCGTAATCCCAACCTTAAATTTATCGGTAATTAATTTACTGTATGATAAGTTGGCTTTATAAACCACTGGGATTTTTGCATCTTCTGCATAAGTATTGATAGTTGGTACCTGTAAAGTACTTAATGAAGGTGTAGCAACGGTACCATTTCTATAACCGATAAAGTTTGGTTTTGGTACATCAGCACCAAAAACATCAACTGTTGCTAAGTGTTTACCATCAAAAGTTAAGTTATTAATGGTTACATAATTATTAATATCCGATCCGAAAATACCCGCGCCAAATCGAACAAAGTCTGTTCGGTTTTCATTAATGTCCCAGTTGAATTGAATTCTTGGCTGAATTAAAAATTGCTTTAACGCATTGTCTGTTCTCACGCCAATAGCATCAAATAGTTGCTGATTAAGTGGCGATTTTGGATAAGCGCTATAATCGAGACGTAAACCACCTATAAAATCTAAACCTTTTGCTAATTTGGTTTGCATCTGGCCGTAAACAGCTGCATTCCAAATACCAGCTTTAACCGTTGGGTCTGCAACTAAAGGTACTTCACGATAAAATCTGTTTGGAGCAAGGTTATTAAAGTTTGTAATCGCCGGAACTTCGATCTTTTTTGTAGGGTCATTTGGAAAAGCGGGATCTTGAATCTGAGAAGTTGAATATTCGAAACGGCCATTAACTTCACTACCATAAAGAGATTTTGCATTAGTATACATCACATCAACACCAAATGTATATTTAACTTTATCGGTATTATAATAAAAATTATCTACCAATTGAAAAACATTATTGGTGAAACCTTCTTGTCCAAAACGGTGGCCGCCAATTTGTATTGCAGTAGAGATGCCTTTGGTACCGTCAGCAAGGTCAGATTTTATATTTCCTACAATTGCTCTTGGAATGGCGCCTGTTAATTCATCATTTTGCGTACTCGCCTGGAAAGTATATAAATGTTGTATTTTTAATTCGTTAGTGATTTTGCTGCTTATGGTTGAACGTAAAGTTGCCAATAAATTATTGTCAACATTTTTATCGTTACCGTAACTTTCGTAGAAATTTATCGCTGTGTTATCTGCTAAGCCTAATGGATTTCTATCGTTTGTGTAATTATCACGGATGGTTAATAAATTTCTATCATTAATTTGCCAATCTAAGCGGGCAAATGCAGCATCCGAACCACGCTTTTTATCGAAAGAACCATATTGGGGGGTATTTGCTACTCCATATTTAGTACGGGCAACATCCAAAAACTGCGCTAAAGTACTATTAGTGATTCTGAAACGGGCTTCATCAGCAGGGCCGTTAACATCGGCAATAATTAATGGGCGAGCATCTTTCTGATGATCTAAACCAACGAAATAATGTAATTTATCTTTAATAATTGGGCCACCTAAAGTAAAACCATATTGGTAGGTAGAGAAATCATTATTACGCTTTATCCCTCTAATATCATAACGGCTGGCTAACCAATCTGCACGGCCATAACCAAAAACACTACCACTTACTGTATTTGTACCAGATTTAGTTACAGCAGTTACTGTACCGCCACCAGCTCTGCCTAAAGTAACGTCGTATTGATTGGTTACTACCTTAAACTCGCGAACAGCCTCAATAGAAATTGAATATGGCGCACCGCTGCGGCTGGTTGTACTTCCTGCCGATGTTGGATTCTTTGCATTCATTCCATCAATGGTATAATTGGTTGATGAGCCTAACTGCCCCGAAATATTCCCACCCCGGCTTAAAGGAGATAAATCCATTAAGTTAGAAAAATTACGCCCGTTTACAGGTAATTGGTTCATTGTTTTGGCCGAAATCTCTGTAGAAGCGCCAAAGTTTTGAACTTTG
The nucleotide sequence above comes from Pedobacter riviphilus. Encoded proteins:
- a CDS encoding TonB-dependent receptor; the encoded protein is MMKNLLIAVLLLFCCIHNTAIAQTTQASISGVITDQQKKPIPGVSVQIKNNSTGFTTKTSTNAQGEYTFKELPLGGPYSVKALYVGFGEQTRNGYMLNLGDVVRVNVTMQEASQDLDAVQVVASGLRNKVQNFGASTEISAKTMNQLPVNGRNFSNLMDLSPLSRGGNISGQLGSSTNYTIDGMNAKNPTSAGSTTSRSGAPYSISIEAVREFKVVTNQYDVTLGRAGGGTVTAVTKSGTNTVSGSVFGYGRADWLASRYDIRGIKRNNDFSTYQYGFTLGGPIIKDKLHYFVGLDHQKDARPLIIADVNGPADEARFRITNSTLAQFLDVARTKYGVANTPQYGSFDKKRGSDAAFARLDWQINDRNLLTIRDNYTNDRNPLGLADNTAINFYESYGNDKNVDNNLLATLRSTISSKITNELKIQHLYTFQASTQNDELTGAIPRAIVGNIKSDLADGTKGISTAIQIGGHRFGQEGFTNNVFQLVDNFYYNTDKVKYTFGVDVMYTNAKSLYGSEVNGRFEYSTSQIQDPAFPNDPTKKIEVPAITNFNNLAPNRFYREVPLVADPTVKAGIWNAAVYGQMQTKLAKGLDFIGGLRLDYSAYPKSPLNQQLFDAIGVRTDNALKQFLIQPRIQFNWDINENRTDFVRFGAGIFGSDINNYVTINNLTFDGKHLATVDVFGADVPKPNFIGYRNGTVATPSLSTLQVPTINTYAEDAKIPVVYKANLSYSKLITDKFKVGITGYATLGRNNYMYVDRNMAANPFFTLPNEGNRGVFVPTSSITASNGVADWKGGRLTNQFGRVLELNSKGKVNQFAIVLDATWNYFKDGEISASYTYNDTKDNTSYNGNVANSATLSLPVKDDPRDLSKMSYSDNQFRNKVVIYGTSPSFYGFRLGVRYSGIGGTRYSLLAGGNINGDFVATNDLAFVFDRNNQNIPANIRTGLQTLLDNPDASQSLKDYINKYSGQLAERNGGVNDFFGIVDLKLSYQLQLNKKHSIEFSGDVFNFANLLNKKWGVNETLGNQALYAVSAFDATNKAYTYRVNNTGIVTPSGNPWQIQIGLRYGF